tcaggtagtgataggactagggggaatggaataaagctggaagtggggagattcaggctggatgtgaggaagaagttcttcactatgagagtggtgagagcctggaatgggttatccagagaggtggttgaggccccatccctggaggtgtttaaggccaggctggatgagggtctgggcagcctgatctagtgtgaggtgtccctgcccatggcaggggggttggaactagatgatccttgtggtccctttcaaccctgattgattctatgattctattctatgattctaagaaggaATCATCTAGATTGCTATTTAAAGCCGCCTATAGGGACAGTTCAATGTAGCTGAGATCCTCTGCCTATGCATAATCTCGCAAGCATCTTTTCTGGATAGAGTTCAGAGCAggcagaatcagagagtgaaaGGGGCAGACCACTGCTCCAGTTTATTTCAGAAACACATACTCCTGCCTGTGGATGGAAGCTTAGCCTAGCAGATACTGTAGATAAACATCAGTGAATTGACACTCTCATTTCAAGTTCACTCAAATTCACCTTTTCTGCTTTAGGATGAAATAGAATTGAAAAAATTAAAGCCTGACAGATGCTTTTTTGAACATGCTCATGCAAGTAGCAGTAGGCTTAGCTGATGCCAACACATTAAATTACGTTGCGAGATTATCACACAAACAAGCAGGCATGGACAAAGCAGGCACTAAGCAAGACCTTTCAATAGCACAAATGACAACAGCCTCATCACAGCACTTCCTTCGCGTCATCTCCCACCGGTATTTCCGCGAAGTTTTCCCTATGTCCGCGGGTAAACTTGCTGTATACCTCCTCTACCATGCAACGGGGACCCTCCTAAGATCTCTGACAGCGGTACCAGCCCCTCGTCACGCTTAACGCTTAGCCGAAAAGGCCCGCCCCGTCACCAGCCTCCGGCCAGGGACCCCGGCAGGGCCGCAGCACGCACCTGGATGAAAGCGTTGGCCTGGATGCATTTGGCGTCCTCCACCGTCACCCTGAGGCCGTTGGCCGTGGCGAAGCAAGTGGCGTGGTCCTGGAAGTGGACGGCTctaaggaggctggagaggtgccGTGCATTGTCCAAGCTGACAACCAGCACGTATGGCTCGCCGCTGGCAGGCAGCTGCGTAGAGAACGGCATTGCAACCACCGCGCCGCGCGCTCGGCGTTTCCGGAGCGGGCGGAAGACCGGCGGCGGAAGTGGGAGGAGGCAGAAGTGCAATAGGGCCGGAAGTGCGAGCGGCTGGCCGCGGCGTGTGGCGGCAAAAATGGCGGCGGCCAAAAGGAAGCGTGATGGCCCGGCCGCGAGGCCAAAGAAGCGAGCTAAGAAGGCTCCGAGCGGGCCTGGCGTGGATGCGAAGCCAAGCCTGGacggagcgggtccagaggaatACAGCATCCCGCCGCCGGTTTCCCAGGTACGCAGAAACCCCGCTGCTCAGGGCGGAGCGGGCAAGGCCGCGCTGTGCCGGGTGTCCCCGCTCTGTTCCCTGCCCGGGCTGGCGCTTGTCCAGTGCCTCGTGTCCGTCCCCGGATCAGGCGTTAGAGAGAGGTTCCGTCGCCCATGCCTGTAGTGAGTACGGGTGACCCGCTACTGTACCCTCGGCAGCCGGCGTAGCCCGCTGCTTGCGGAATCCCAGTTCCTGGGGCCGACTGTGGCGTCTTCTGCTGTTCCCGGGGTTGAGGAATCAGAACTCGGGCTGTAGGGTGAAACCCAGGTGCTAAGCGATGACAGAGAGGCTATTTAGTAATAATAAACGCAGCACAAATGAGCGTAGAATGCCATGAATAGATTATTTTTGTGAAAGTACACGAAGAGTTACGTAAATAAGCTATGTTGCCTTAGCCTCAAGGGTATTTTAAAGAGTTAATAATTCTGTTATATACAAAGGTTACATGGAAATTATGCCTGTTTCAGGAATAATCATCCTGAGAAGGCTTCAATAATTGTGTTGTAGTTTGCTTAAAATTAGTAAGTTGAAGTCTGAGGTCTGTCATATGCTTGTCTGTAGGAGAAGCTAAGTAGTGCTCTGAAATTGTGGCTCAGCTCAttttgcagagctggagggCTGTCTGTGGTAAAGAAATGTTGTCTATGGTTTTCTTAATTTGTATGTATGTGTTCTAGGGACTTACTGAAGCAGGATTGATGTCAATTTTTATGTAAAAACTTACACCCCTGTATTCTGTAGTGAAGCCATCACTTGCTGAGGGAACGATTCTGTATGAATGAGCAAATAATAACAAATGTTCTTACAAACTTTAGTTGTTGCTACGCTGTAGTCATTTTTAAGGCTAGAAACTTGATtaacttttttgtctttttctaggGTAAATGGAAAAACAAGAAGCGAGTGCTTATATTCTCTTCTCGCGGAATTAATTTCAGAACTAGGCATTTAATGCAAGACTTAAGGATGCTGATGCCTCACTCTAAAGCAGGTAGAGTTAGATAACATCCCTAACTTAGATTTTCAGAACAGTTTTAACTGAAGAACTTGTAACAATCTCTTCATTTTCAAAATGTGGTATattactgtgatggtttgaaactgtctttttaatttttcttgcaaagttcagaacagagaaagtgaaagagtgtaaataagtcactattgggtgtaagtgCACTTGGTACTTTGCTATGTTTATTTATTGTGTAATATGGCTGAAACAACTTAATAGTTTTTCTTAATCTTTCATTTATAACTAGTAAAAGTTTTGCAAAAGGACTGTTAAAAGCATGTCTTTTGTTAAATTGGTTTCCGGTCTCCTAAACGCTTTTCTTGTCTCCCAGATACTAAAATGGACCGCAAAGACCAATTGGCTGTTATTAATGAGGTAACTAGGACTTAATTAGtacttctttcttattttttgtgGAAATTAAATGTGCAAGAGAAAAGGGCAACCAAGTTTAAAGAATCTCAATTCTAGTTACATACAGGAGTTGTATGACTCCTGACTACTGATAGTCAGAAGATACTTGTGTTGAAACAGGAAGCGCAGTAGTGATTAATAAAGTCaatgaaatctttcctaatgGAGAATTACAACTGAACATGTCTTTCTCTGTAGAATAAAGACAAGGTAGTAGGGCAGTGGTAGCTCAGAAACTAGTATCCTAGTGTcacagttcttgctctcttgTTTATATCCTCAAGAGCTTACGAGCTTGCTTGTACCTTCAGTGACACTATAACTCCTGGTAATAAATATGTGAGATTTTTCATCAAAACAAGTGCTTCAGCTTAAGCTTGGGGATCAGTAGGTGTAGTACACTGAGACCTTTGCTTTCGAACATGTGTTTTGGAGGGTGGAAGATACAATACAGAGAATAATGTGgaaagttgttgttttttttaaaaacatcttcAGAATTTTATAAACAAATAATTTGATGTGTCTTGCATAGGTGTGTGAAATGAAAAACTGCAATAAGTGCATTTTTTTTGAAGCCAAAAAGAAACAGGATCTCTATATGTGGTAAGGAAATGTTATGGCTTTTTCCATGTTTTTAGGATAAAAACACTCCCAGTGTAGCTGAAGTTTTTTACTGTAGTAGTGAGAATGCATGAAATAGTGTCACTTGGTGAAATCTGTGCTGTCTCTTACTTCTGTGAGTAGTGCAAGTTTACAATGCATGACCAGCTTTTgtagactgtttacaaaagcattTTACAAAATTGCTTAGAGAGCAAGTATTTCTAAGTGCATTAAGTATTTCTCAGTGTCATAAAAACAACTGAAATGACTCAAGGCAGAAATAACTGATTGGTGTACTGTGGAAATCTATCATGCTTTCTGACTAGTGTTAacattcttttctctctttcccactACCTGTCATCTGTAGGCTTTCAAATACACCACAGGGACCATCAGCTAAATTCTTAGTGCAGAATGGTAAGTTGGTTGACATTATTGTTTGGACTCCTGCTTTCTTGTCTATGGAATTTTCTGTAAGCACTAAAGtgatctttttttaaaaaaacaaaaatcactgtAGTTCACACACTGGCTGAACTGAAGATGACAGGAAACTGCTTAAGAGGCTCACGGCCCCTTCTGTCTTTTGATCCAGTAAGTATAGGTTTTACTTCACTGAacatgtttttgtttggtttgggttggggttttttggcatGACTATTATATTAAGCTTGAATGTAagattacatttttttctttgtaggtATTTGATAAGGAGCCACATTATGCCCTCCTGAAAGAACTGTTTATTCAGGTCAGTCTGTATTTCTTCAGTTCAGTGTTTCTTTGTcatttgaattaattttttggcaacatattttaaaatctgagtttttttttttttaagcagttccACACTTCTAAACTTGCAAAAATTCTTCAAAGAATTAGTCATGCTTAAAATCAGTTGGACGCATGTTCTCAGTTTTGAGTGTAACCTGGGATTGGGATCttcaataaattaattttaaatggcCTTTAAGTTACAGATGTATAGAAATGCTGCCTTTTATTACAGATATTTGGTACACCACAGTATCACCCCAAGAGCCAGCCTTTTGTAGATCATGTTTTCACCTTCACTGTCACGGACGAGAGGATCTGGTTTCGGAATTACCAGGTTAGTTGTCTCTCGAGCTTCTCGAGGTGCTCTGAAGGAACATACTATCAAATCCATTAATTGCAATAAAATGAGAAGAATCATTGTTGTCAGAATATGCCAACACTAGTGCTTGCCCAAAGTAATTGTGGTTCCTAAAATTACTTACCTTCTGTATCTCTGGAGAGAGTTGGTTTAAGTTTTGTGTACTTCAACctgtgtgattctctgatggTTGTCTCGGTTAGGGGTACTAGTGAAAGCCTaagctttgtttctctttggtTCTCTAATTGCTGCTTTGACCTAAGTGTGGTGGTGCTTACGTTCTAAAGGAGGCATTCACAGATACCTAGTACTCTCTAAATGCTTGATTTTAGCTAGAAGAATTGCTTTATATATGGAATTTTTATACAAGTCTAGCTTATTAGCTTCAGTGGCATCTACTCTTGGATTTAAATTTAGTTAAATTGGTGTATGCCAGGTGCTTACAAGGTCATTAGTTTCAATTCATGGGGCTGGAAGAAGTGTTCTCTTTGTTGCAGATAATAGAAGAAGACGCATCTCTAGTAGAAATTGGGCCTCGTTTTGTCCTGAACCTCATAAAAATCTTCCAAGGCAGCTTTGGAGGACCAACTCTGTATGAAAATCCCCATTACCAGTCTCCAAATACGGTAAGCAGCTTTGTCTTTGTCTTCTTTATTTAGCATCCGATTTGAAAACTGATCTTGTATTCTGTCTGTGTAGGAGAATCATATATGCCTTCCCTTGGGATCCCTCGTAGAATTTGAGAACAGAGCAATTTTGGTAAAAATGGAATGAATGCATAAATTCCTGTCACTGAAAATAGGCCATTGCACTGAAGATTTTGAGAATTAAGCAgagaaattacctttttttattttttaatacctAATTCTTCCTTCTTGTTTATTTGAAACCTGATGTAATTTGTTTTCACAGCATCGAAGGCTGCTGAGATTGTCTGTGGCAGCTAAGCTTAGAGAGAAACAGCAAGTGAAGGAGGTACAAAAGGTTAAGAAAAAGGGGAGTAAGGTGCTTATTGGAGAAGATCCTACTGAAGTGGTCTTTCAAACTCCAGCTGAAGAAAAGCCAGTAGAAATACAGCTTGTGAAACCAGAGTCAAAGCCAATTGTTAAAGATAAAAAGAAGCTGCGCAAAATTCAgaggaagaagcaaaaaaagCCTTTCAGAACTGAAGCATCAGCATAAATGTTACAAGTGATGAAACCAGCTATATTGACATAATATTGTAAATACTCatttttacaggcaaaactaaaTGGATGTCAGTTTTAAGTAAAAATATCCATTTCTTTATTGAGTTTGTACTCTTCTATTGTTATTCTCTCTTGGGAgggtggtgggttttgaaaaacATGGCTGCAGGAAAGGAGGAATGAGACACTCCAAATATTTCTGATTTTGAGAACTGACCGCTTGAGTACCTCTGGAAAGCAACTCACTGTAACATGTACAATGAATAAAACTAACTAGGTAGTCATCGGTGCATGTCATGAAGAGGAATTCAAAAGTTCGCTTTCCTAGTCTGAGAGAAGAATATCCTGTTTTAACTTTATGGAAATTCTATCATGGGGAgtggtgtaattttttttaatcttcataGTCTCTAGGAAATGCAAACAAATATGGCTCTTAGCTGCCTTAAAAACCCTAATTTTGCCTGCAGTAGCACCTGTACATAGTCAGGTTCTCAGTACCTGAAACATAGCTATGGAGTTGAAATGGACCCCTAATACTAAATTAACTGCAAATTTCCTAAAGGCAAGAGGTACGTGCTATGCCTGAAAGGGCATCAAAACCATACACCTATAGTAGCTAGAAATGGAATTGCCTGTGTTGCTGTTACAGCAACAGTGCTTAAACACAGAATTCCTTGCCTTTATATACTTAGAAATTCATgaaactttaattttttttctgaacatgcTGTCCTCTTGGTTCAATTGGTTGTTATTAGGTCTTATTTTTCAAACACACTgatatttctatttaaaataagatttttcCATTTAAGACTGCCAGATAAGCTTCCACTATGGCTCACACATCATTGCAACCAAAGTTCTTAATTTTGCTCATGGATACTGCCTCCGCTTTAAATGCAGTAGTGTTAACTACACAAAGATGAGCAGCAGAAGGTCCAAAGTTTGGTTCACTGTAGGTCTCACCTGCTCCCTTCACAGTTAATATtacctcagagctgcagcatgaGGTTAGCTTTAATCTGGGGCTGTATTTTCAAGAAATTTATAGGTAGTTACTGTCTGGGAAAGGTGCATGCAACCATTCTCAAATGCTAATGGCATCAGCCTCCAGCCTGACTGAAAAACTTGAAGCATAATTTGGTGAGAATTTCTATGTAGTGCAAATAGTTAAGAGACCTCTGGGTCTGTTTCATTACCTTTCTTTTAATCTGCTTTCCAGTCCCAGACCTCATGACCTGGTTCTTCCATTGATTCTAGTGCTGTcttcctgcctgctctcccAGCTTCCATGCATTTCAAGGTCATTGCTTATGCCCTGTTCTTGTTTGGTTCCCCTGTTAGTTTCAGCCTCTGGTGTCTTGGTCCTGAACAGACACAGCTGGCCCAAGAGGATGCTGACCTTGTTAAGTGCAATGTATcccacccagcagagcaggataaATTCAGTGTCATGTCTAATGAGGTAGTCTGGTCTGTGTGTTACCTGATTGGAAAGAAAGACTGGTGAATATAAGCATCTATTCAGTTCATGTAGTCGTAGAATGAGAGGTCCAACTCCAGGTTCCTCATAAAACTAAGCCATATGTCTAAATCATATGACTAAGATCATCCAGATGCTCCTTGAACTCTGACAGGCTTAGTGCCATGacagcttccctgggaagcTTGTTCCAGGGAAAAAGGTTCttcctctcagtgaagaaccttttcctaatgtccaaccagAACTTGCCCTGATGCAGCTTCATTTCATTTCCTTGTGTCCTCTCTCACCGATCTCAAGACAGATGAGAGCTGCAGCACACCCTTCACTGCTTCCCACCTGCCTCAAGAATGGCGTAGACTGCCATGAAAGCAcccctctcttttccaggctgaacaagccaaATTACTTAAGCTGTTCGTTATAAGTCTTGCCCTTGAGAACTTTCAATATTTTggtcatcctgctctgggcaCACTCGAATAGTTTGATGTCCTTACACTAAGGCACCCAAACCCGCACACAGTATTGGAGCTGCACCAGTGCAGTATAAAGTGGGACAGTCATCTCCCTTGGCTGTGCTCAAAGCACTCTAGGCCACACCCGGGCTTTCTGGCTGCCTGGGGCAGACTGTTGATATATATTCAACTTGCCATCAACACAATTCCTCAGGTCTTGCTGTCTAACCCAAAATTCGGTTCATGCAGTGCCAACTGGTGTACATCTAATCCAGCAAAAAAACGGTGGCTCTCGCCAAACCTGAGTTCTCTAAGGAGTGTAActgtcaaaaccaaaacaaaacaaaacgaagcaaaacaagcaaaaaaaaccccaaaccaaaaatcaaagGTAACACGAATAACCTGAGACGAGGGAGCTTCGCTGGCTGCACCTCTGACCTCCGGAGCATGCGCAGAGGTCCTAGCACACGACATTGGGTTAATTAACACCGGATGATGACAAAACCAAGACCCGGCTGTACGCTTGGAGAGAGCAGCTTCCCGGTGTTTTCGCGACAGCTACCAGAGGACGCAGGCGCAATCTCCATGCAGGCTACAGGCTTCCGGAGGCGGTGGCAGTTGCACCCGGCGGAGCGCGTCCCGCCTCCTGCCGCGTAGCTCCTCCTGGCGGGGGGCTGGTGGCGGCCTGGGCGCTGGACGGTTGCACCGCGGTGGGCTCCGCCTCTGCCGTGGCCGCGCCGCCGGCCGGCGCTTTCCTCCACGAGGAGCTGCGGCGCCGCCGCCATGAAGTGTCACTACGAGGTGCTGGGGGTGAAGCGCGAGGCCAGCGAGGAGGAGCTGAAGCGGGCATACCGCCGGCTGGCACTGCGCTGGCACCCGGGTACGGCTGCCGCGCCCGCTCTCCGCGTGTCGGGCCCTGCAGGAAGCCTGAGGGAGGACCCGGCCTGCCGCTGCCCTGCTTGGCTCCGCGGGGTCCTGTCTGTAGGGGAGAGAAGCGCCTTTTCCTCATAGGCGGCTGCGGGCCATTCTTCTCCGGTGGTGTCGGTACCGCAACCGACTGGGCCGCGCCGAGTCTGTTGGGAGAGACTGCGGGAAGCGCCGCCGGGAGGCAGCGTCCCCGCAGCGTGCCGGTGATTGAGGCGGTGCCATCGGTAGTGCTCGCCGCTTGGCGTTCCGTGTCTGAAGTGGCGGTCGCGGATGCTCCTCGTCGGTGTTGAATCGTTTACAATTTCATTAAATTGTCTTGCAGATAAAAACCTAGAGAacacagaggaagcagcagcgCAGTTCAAATTAATCCAGGCAGCGT
The sequence above is drawn from the Indicator indicator isolate 239-I01 chromosome Z, UM_Iind_1.1, whole genome shotgun sequence genome and encodes:
- the BRIX1 gene encoding ribosome biogenesis protein BRX1 homolog, translated to MAAAKRKRDGPAARPKKRAKKAPSGPGVDAKPSLDGAGPEEYSIPPPVSQGKWKNKKRVLIFSSRGINFRTRHLMQDLRMLMPHSKADTKMDRKDQLAVINEVCEMKNCNKCIFFEAKKKQDLYMWLSNTPQGPSAKFLVQNVHTLAELKMTGNCLRGSRPLLSFDPVFDKEPHYALLKELFIQIFGTPQYHPKSQPFVDHVFTFTVTDERIWFRNYQIIEEDASLVEIGPRFVLNLIKIFQGSFGGPTLYENPHYQSPNTHRRLLRLSVAAKLREKQQVKEVQKVKKKGSKVLIGEDPTEVVFQTPAEEKPVEIQLVKPESKPIVKDKKKLRKIQRKKQKKPFRTEASA